Proteins found in one Pontibacter sp. SGAir0037 genomic segment:
- the hisD gene encoding histidinol dehydrogenase: protein MRKMKYPAREAWPGLVQRPVKDLAELEPEIRQTFQLVQEQGDQALLQLAEKFDGVKLNSLLASAEEIAAAEAEVSLELKEAILQAYSNIQLFHAQQEETLRPVETMPGVRCWRRSVAIEKVGLYIPGGTAPLFSTLLMLGVPARIAGCREVVLCTPPSKTGSVHPAILYTASLLGINKIVKAGGAQAVAAMAFGTESVPAVSKIFGPGNQYVTVAKQLVSKAGVAIDLPAGPSEVLVMADDAAHPAFVAADLLSQAEHGADSQVVLLTTSEALLDKVSEELQKQLAALPREAFASQALTNSMAIVLQNDQEMLAFSNLYAPEHLILAVENYETLADGVVNAGSVFLGNFTPESAGDYASGTNHTLPTNGYARAYSGVSLDSFVKKITFQHISPEGIKSIGKTVEVMAEAEGLQAHKNAVSIRLKEVENV from the coding sequence ATCCGGAAAATGAAATACCCAGCCAGGGAAGCCTGGCCCGGGCTTGTGCAAAGGCCGGTAAAAGACCTGGCGGAGCTGGAGCCGGAAATCAGGCAAACCTTTCAACTGGTGCAGGAGCAGGGCGACCAGGCCCTGTTGCAGCTGGCAGAAAAATTTGATGGTGTAAAACTGAACAGCCTGCTTGCCTCAGCAGAGGAGATAGCAGCAGCAGAGGCAGAAGTATCACTGGAACTGAAAGAAGCCATTCTTCAAGCTTACAGCAATATACAGTTGTTTCACGCACAGCAGGAAGAAACACTTCGGCCCGTGGAAACCATGCCGGGTGTACGCTGCTGGCGCAGAAGTGTGGCAATTGAAAAAGTCGGTTTGTACATACCTGGTGGTACGGCACCTCTTTTCTCCACGCTCCTGATGCTGGGGGTGCCGGCAAGAATTGCGGGTTGTCGGGAAGTGGTGCTTTGCACACCTCCTTCTAAAACCGGCTCGGTACATCCTGCTATACTGTACACGGCTTCTTTGCTGGGCATAAACAAGATTGTAAAGGCCGGAGGCGCACAAGCTGTGGCTGCCATGGCTTTCGGAACAGAAAGTGTACCGGCTGTGAGTAAAATTTTCGGTCCGGGAAACCAGTATGTAACGGTTGCAAAACAGCTGGTAAGCAAAGCAGGCGTAGCCATCGATCTGCCTGCCGGTCCTTCTGAAGTGCTTGTGATGGCCGATGACGCTGCACACCCTGCTTTTGTTGCGGCCGACCTCTTATCGCAGGCCGAACATGGCGCCGATTCGCAGGTGGTTCTTTTAACAACCTCCGAAGCTTTGCTGGATAAAGTAAGCGAAGAACTGCAGAAGCAACTGGCTGCCTTACCCCGCGAAGCCTTTGCCTCTCAGGCATTAACTAACAGTATGGCCATTGTGTTGCAGAACGACCAGGAAATGTTGGCTTTCTCTAACCTGTACGCTCCGGAACACTTGATCCTGGCTGTAGAGAACTACGAAACCCTGGCTGATGGCGTGGTAAACGCCGGCTCCGTATTCCTGGGCAACTTTACGCCTGAGTCGGCCGGTGACTATGCTTCCGGTACAAATCATACGCTGCCTACCAACGGCTATGCCCGTGCCTATAGCGGTGTTTCCCTGGATAGCTTCGTTAAGAAAATCACTTTCCAGCATATCTCACCGGAGGGCATTAAAAGTATAGGCAAAACAGTGGAAGTAATGGCAGAGGCTGAAGGGCTTCAGGCCCATAAAAATGCAGTTTCTATTCGACTAAAGGAGGTTGAAAATGTTTAA